The Weissella confusa DNA window CATGCTTGTCTGCCAACAAATCAGCAATTTCGTCGAACTCACCCCAACCTTCATTATCATCATACTCGACGTTTCGAACTAAATTCGCCACCATGCTGGCATAGTCGTTAACTTCCGACAGTGTTATGTCGCCCTGCATTTTTTCTTTAACGAACGTTACTAATCCAATTACGTCATTAAACTTTAGCAAATGATAGTCATTCACGGCCTCACGAATCAATGGATGAACAGAAATCATCCAATGTTCAATATGAATCCAGCTCCGATTTTTTAGTTCATTCAAATCCGCTCTAAAAACATTATTTGTGGCTTTGTTGAAATCAGGCGCTTTGAAACCTGCCGTGGGTAATTGTGCCAGCAAACTCAACAATCGCTTTTCAGTATCCGATAACTCACTGACATCAAATAACCATTTAACAGTTTCCTGAATTGTTTCTTGTTTATGAAATGCGTAACCATGAATTGTGTCTACTGGACTATCTAAGGCTTCGATTCCTTTTTGCTTAAGCATTGCTAGAACGTGGTCCAAGCTGTCATATGTTGTTTCAGCATACTTCGCCAGTAGCTCGATCATCATCGTATGCCCACCGATTCGATGCAGGATTTCTTCGAGCGTATCTTGATTGACTTTGTCCCCGTCATAATACTGGTTAAACAGACGAACCTGATCCTCCGTACTCAATTCCCTGCTCTTATGCTAGATTTACGGACAGATTTTTCTCTGCCCTGTAAACTAATAGCAGAGGAGCATTTTTTATATGATTCGATATTCACCAGAATTTAAGCAATCTCTTGTCGAGATGCACAACCAAGGGCGTTCTTACACTGAACTAGCCGCTGAATACGGGCCTTCGGCCGATTCAATCCGTAACTGGGTCAAATTGTACACAGTCCACGAAGTGGACGGCGAAAAATGGACGCAAGCTGATGTAAACGCATTACAAAAGGAAAACGCCAAACTTCGCGAAGAACTTGAGATTTTAAAACGAGCCGCGGTGTTGCTTTCGAAGTACAATTAACGCAAAATCGCGAGTTAGGACTGGAAATCATTGACCGGTCACTCGCAATGGGACACCGCATAACAAGCGTTTTATCGGCTTTGAACATTGCTCGAAGCACGTATTATCAATGGAAAAACTGGCAACCTAGCCAACGAGAAACACGGCGTAATGCTCTGAAAACGGCAATTAAAGCCGTTTATAACACCAATCGTGGCATCTATGGCTACCGTCGTATCGCAGCGTTCTTGCGCTTCATTTTGAAGACTGATGTTGGCGATCGTTTGGTTTGGGAACTCATGAATG harbors:
- a CDS encoding transposase encodes the protein MIRYSPEFKQSLVEMHNQGRSYTELAAEYGPSADSIRNWVKLYTVHEVDGEKWTQADVNALQKENAKLREELEILKRAAVLLSKYN